The Euphorbia lathyris chromosome 3, ddEupLath1.1, whole genome shotgun sequence genome contains a region encoding:
- the LOC136224598 gene encoding uncharacterized protein, giving the protein MVKREIAIDSWETKSQIWKAMRLCIDDIKEQVDSLTFEEIRRVLENDLGLEKYALDGQKKFVMQCLVESLENDDDKNSEDLGEIGERYANVQEHVSDDEEKMEDSSVMGLLPETDPVSKKKEVPSKFNISKAMMKRVSYIKANYEELTTVRLCRLLEEDMGIEKFALDPFNKYISNHIDDVLQWADENSESLDREIDEDDEDEVKPKNKISAKQMVQTCEVTKKRKRLDKEVNASGKKQSKPVEETAKNNSGAKGTHDASNDSCSQLSNVKEKGVPTPAYGKNVEIKSETELMKEMKEIFFIEEFPSNTSEKEIMEVKKRKERVKEVEGIDMPNIVSLSCRRCTTSYVPHPNPKIPVDSDNSDADGTDEDDDEEEENDGDTNEDDGSYREDVDNNEFRRKRWR; this is encoded by the coding sequence ATGGTGAAAAGAGAAATCGCCATTGATTCGTGGGAGACCAAGTCCCAGATTTGGAAAGCTATGCGCTTATGCATAGATGACATCAAAGAACAAGTTGATTCTTTGACCTTCGAGGAGATCAGGAGGGTGTTGGAAAATGATTTGGGTTTGGAGAAATATGCTTTGGATGGACAAAAGAAATTTGTCATGCAATGTCTGGTGGAATCCTTAGAAAATGATGATGATAAGAATTCTGAGGATTTAGGAGAAATTGGTGAAAGATATGCGAATGTACAAGAACATgtatctgatgatgaggagaaaaTGGAAGATTCTTCTGTGATGGGTCTTTTGCCAGAAACTGATCCAGTCAGTAAGAAAAAAGAAGTTCCAAGTAAGTTCAACATTAGCAAGGCCATGATGAAGAGAGTTTCCTATATTAAAGCCAATTATGAGGAACTTACAACTGTCCGTCTTTGTCGACTGTTAGAGGAAGATATGGGAATTGAGAAATTTGCACTTGATCCATTCAACAAATATATAAGCAATCATATAGATGACGTATTGCAATGGGCTGATGAGAATTCGGAGTCCTTAGACAGAGAGATTGATGAGGACGACGAAGATGAAGTAAAACCAAAGAATAAAATTAGTGCAAAGCAAATGGTGCAAACTTGTGAAGTAACTAAAAAGAGGAAGAGGCTTGATAAAGAAGTGAACGCATCaggcaagaagcaaagcaagcCTGTGGAAGAAACAGCGAAGAACAATAGTGGTGCAAAAGGCACTCACGATGCATCCAATGATAGTTGTTCTCAATTATCTAATGTCAAGGAAAAGGGAGTTCCAACACCAGCGTATGGTAAAAATGTTGAGATCAAAAGTGAGACAGAGCTAATGaaggaaatgaaagaaatatttTTCATAGAAGAATTTCCATCAAACACATCTGAAAAAGAAATCATGGAAgttaaaaagagaaaggaaagagTGAAAGAAGTCGAGGGAATTGACATGCCTAATATTGTGTCATTGTCATGTAGAAGGTGCACTACAAGTTATGTTCCACATCCAAACCCCAAAATACCAGTTGACAGTGATAATAGTGATGCTGATGGTActgatgaagatgatgatgaggaagaagaaaatgatggaGATACTAATGAGGATGATGGAAGCTACCGTGAAGATGTCGATAACAATGAATTTCGAAGAAAACGTTGGAGATAA